One window of Corvus moneduloides isolate bCorMon1 chromosome 13, bCorMon1.pri, whole genome shotgun sequence genomic DNA carries:
- the MRPL46 gene encoding 39S ribosomal protein L46, mitochondrial, whose amino-acid sequence MAGHCGARAMAAPRGQRPARLARWVCSAAPRRPWRLFGAMCLLRLPRITQPLEKEEEEMAALMEQIELEKSHYSDHEIRKLEEEEQLKRKKESLYDEDEAQGKTVIMVQDLEEKWEQKFLRFKAAPRITDADKSNDRTSLNRKLDSNLMLLVKQKIGNQELWLLPQVEWQPGETLRSTAERAMATFLGEHIQAKVLGNAPYGIYKYKFPRAIRTEDNLGAKVFFFKAFLQSSDLSQAELKADYLWVTKKELGDYLKSEYLKKVNRFLLDL is encoded by the exons ATGGCGGGGCATTGTGGGGCGCGGGCCATGGCGGCGCCCCGGGGGCAGCGGCCGGCGCGCCTCGCTCGCTGGGTTTGTAGCGCTGCCCCGCGGCGCCCGTGGAGGCTTTTTGGGGCGATGTGCTTGTTGAGGCTTCCCCGAATCACGCAGcctctggaaaaggaggaggaagagatggcGGCTCTCATGGAGCAG ATAGAGCTGGAGAAGAGCCACTATTCAGATCATGAAATCCGtaagctggaggaggaggagcagctcaaaaggaaaaaggaaagcttgTATGATGAGGATGAAGCACAAGGCAAGACCGTCATCATGGTTCAAGACCTGGAGGAGAAGTGGGAACAGAAGTTTCTGCGGTTCAAAGCTGCCCCACGGATAACAG ATGCTGATAAAAGCAACGATCGGACGTCGTTGAACAGGAAGCTGGACAGTAACCTGATGCTTCTGGTGAAGCAGAAAATTGGTAACCAGGAGCTGTGGCTCCTGCCTCAAGTGGAGTGGCAGCCTGGAGAGACGCTACGAAGCACAGCTGAGCGAGCCATGGCTACGTTTTTAG GAGAGCACATTCAAGCCAAAGTCCTGGGGAATGCACCTTACGGGATTTACAAGTATAAATTCCCCAGGGCCATCAGAACTGAGGATAACTTGGGAGCCAAAGTCTTCTTCTTCAAAGCTTTCCTCCAAAGCAGTGATTTgtcccaggcagagctgaaggCAGATTACCTGTGGGTCACGAAGAAGGAGCTGGGAGATTACCTGAAGTCAGAATACCTGAAAAAAGTCAATCGATTCCTCCTGGACTTGTAA